Proteins encoded together in one Triticum dicoccoides isolate Atlit2015 ecotype Zavitan chromosome 7B, WEW_v2.0, whole genome shotgun sequence window:
- the LOC119341098 gene encoding germin-like protein 5-1: MAAATLLLALAIVALVSGHVEAFDPNPLQDFCVADPTSKVHENGVACKDPAAVVAEDFLFGGLDKPGGTTSKRFGFTANQVQIPGLNTLGESHVRLDIVPGGVFPVHYHPRAAETALVLEGSVYFGFVSSYPDNKLYAKVLRKGDVFAVPQGLVHFLYNNGSAPATLYASLSSQNPGLVLLGNSLFAGALPDDLVAKTLLTDKHTVETIKANFRRS, translated from the exons ATGGCTGCTGCGACGTTGCTCTTGgcgctcgccatcgtcgctctcgTCTCCGGCCATGTCGAGGCTTtcgaccctaaccctctccaggacTTCTGCGTCGCCGACCCCACGTCCAAAG TGCACGAGAACGGGGTGGCGTGCAAGGacccggcggcggtggtggcggaggaCTTCCTCTTCGGCGGCCTGGACAAGCCGGGCGGCACGACGAGCAAGCGCTTCGGGTTCACGGCGAACCAGGTGCAGATCCCGGGCCTGAACACGCTGGGCGAGTCCCACGTCCGCCTCGACATCGTGCCGGGCGGCGTCTTCCCGGTGCACTACCACCCGAGGGCGGCGGAGACGGCGCTGGTGCTGGAGGGCTCCGTCTACTTCGGCTTCGTCTCCTCCTACCCGGACAACAAGCTCTACGCCAAGGTGCTCCGCAAGGGCGACGTGTTCGCCGTGCCGCAGGGGCTCGTGCACTTCCTCTACAACAACGGGAGCGCGCCGGCCACGCTCTACGCCTCTCTCAGCAGCCAGAACCCGGGGCTGGTGCTCCTCGGCAACTCGCTCTTCGCCGGGGCGCTCCCCGACGATCTCGTCGCCAAGACGCTCCTCACGGACAAGCACACCGTGGAGACAATCAAGGCAAACTTCCGGCGTTCTTGA